One Ignavibacterium sp. DNA segment encodes these proteins:
- a CDS encoding methyltransferase domain-containing protein, whose translation MQKTDYSKIAQTYNNRYKENYLSNIEDLLKQLIRKNKYKIILEAGCGTGKWIKSLEDLNLKVIGLDYSLEMLKSFDKENSNAKIINADACSIPIECNSVDLIFCVNAIHHFPDKHKFIVECKRVLKQNGMIAVIGVDPQIDKEWYVYDYFENVYQNDLMRFISVDSIKKLLNKEGFYETDISIAEKVFNERIGSEVFNDPFLQKLHSSQLANLSEQEYERGIKKIKAQIKSTPNTIFKTLINFYIVSAKK comes from the coding sequence ATGCAAAAAACTGATTACTCTAAAATTGCTCAAACATACAACAATCGATATAAAGAAAATTATTTGTCTAACATTGAGGATTTATTAAAACAGTTAATCCGTAAAAATAAATATAAGATTATTTTAGAAGCCGGATGCGGAACAGGGAAGTGGATAAAATCTTTAGAAGACTTAAATCTTAAGGTTATTGGTCTGGATTATTCTTTAGAGATGTTAAAAAGTTTTGATAAAGAAAACTCAAATGCTAAAATAATTAATGCTGATGCCTGCAGTATTCCGATTGAATGTAATTCTGTGGATTTGATTTTTTGTGTAAATGCAATTCATCATTTTCCGGATAAACACAAGTTTATTGTTGAATGTAAAAGAGTTTTAAAACAAAATGGAATGATTGCTGTAATCGGAGTTGATCCACAGATAGATAAGGAATGGTATGTTTATGATTATTTTGAAAATGTGTATCAGAACGATTTAATGAGATTTATTTCTGTGGATTCAATCAAGAAACTTTTGAATAAAGAAGGTTTTTATGAAACGGATATAAGTATAGCAGAAAAAGTTTTTAACGAACGAATTGGCAGCGAAGTATTCAATGATCCATTTCTGCAGAAGCTTCACAGTTCCCAGCTTGCAAATCTTTCGGAACAGGAATATGAGAGGGGAATTAAAAAAATAAAAGCACAGATAAAAAGCACCCCAAACACAATTTTTAAAACATTAATTAACTTTTATATCGTTAGTGCAAAAAAATAA